In the Octopus bimaculoides isolate UCB-OBI-ISO-001 chromosome 18, ASM119413v2, whole genome shotgun sequence genome, one interval contains:
- the LOC106877859 gene encoding mid1-interacting protein 1A, translating into MNPSVRHMSISEERVTHQSIVSALSNFVTAVNHMDSTVMIPSRLRDMEVLQESNPIINSNSDPYHSYSAPPSPSASISSIPALSVNLKLKPHNQRRYSAEQSTLMGTGSDAKNLYNFYSMLKAIKQEVTCGNLEDDCLESPTEQDRDQDQEVDSTSTMDISDEDDCASVGSNSSGSEELPRNVANSFKFHLRGLFNLLQDFTETAKYLSHRYENEVGSSQANKILSQF; encoded by the coding sequence ATGAATCCTTCCGTCCGTCACATGAGTATTTCCGAAGAACGGGTGACCCACCAGTCGATCGTGTCCGCCCTCAGCAACTTCGTTACAGCCGTCAACCACATGGACTCAACAGTCATGATACCGAGCCGGCTCAGAGACATGGAGGTTTTGCAGGAATCGAACCCCATCATTAACTCGAACTCTGACCCGTATCATTCTTACAGCGCCCCGCCGTCTCCTTCAGCTTCGATCTCCAGCATCCCAGCTCTGAGCGTTAACCTGAAATTGAAACCGCACAACCAGCGCCGGTATTCTGCGGAGCAGAGCACCCTGATGGGCACCGGTTCCGATGCGAAGAACTTGTACAACTTCTACAGCATGTTGAAGGCCATCAAACAAGAAGTGACCTGTGGGAACCTGGAAGATGACTGTCTGGAGTCTCCGACGGAGCAAGACCGCGATCAAGACCAAGAAGTGGACTCCACATCGACAATGGATATCTCCGACGAAGACGATTGCGCGTCTGTGGGTTCGAATAGCAGTGGCAGCGAAGAGTTACCAAGAAATGTGGCCAATTCGTTTAAGTTTCACCTCCGTGGATTATTTAACCTGTTGCAGGATTTTACAGAAACGGCGAAATATCTCTCCCATAGGTATGAGAATGAAGTCGGTTCCAGTCAGGCTAACAAAATACTATCTCAGTTTTAA